The following are encoded together in the Acidobacteriota bacterium genome:
- the thiL gene encoding thiamine-phosphate kinase, which translates to MVGEHALIEWIATRGQPTSDEVRVGIGDDAAVLVPRRNHVDVLTTDVQVDGVHFTRALSRAADVGHRALHVNLSDIAAMGAVPRIALLSLGLPPHLDALWVAQMVEGLVEAAHATQVQLVGGNVSRSPVLFVDVTVSGAAKPRQVLRRAGARAGDQLYVSGTTGAAAAGLAWLTHVRAGAARNADHEPAVSQALADAIARYRRPEARVALGLQVARNRAASACMDTSDGLADALRQLAAASGVGVRVEAASVPVSPAVADVAATTGTAADALVWSGGEDYELVFAVPRRMRRRFLHATSRKGLPPVTRIGVCTKEADLLIVHADQSETPLPGGYVHFADAAQESESCS; encoded by the coding sequence ATGGTGGGCGAACACGCGCTCATCGAGTGGATCGCGACGCGGGGTCAGCCGACGTCTGACGAAGTGCGCGTCGGCATCGGGGATGACGCGGCAGTGCTCGTCCCGCGGCGCAACCACGTCGATGTGCTGACGACAGACGTGCAGGTGGACGGCGTGCACTTCACGCGCGCGCTCAGCCGCGCGGCCGACGTCGGCCATCGCGCCTTGCACGTGAACTTGAGCGACATCGCGGCCATGGGCGCCGTGCCGCGCATCGCCCTGCTCTCACTCGGTCTGCCCCCTCATCTCGACGCCCTGTGGGTTGCGCAGATGGTGGAGGGCCTGGTCGAGGCCGCGCATGCCACGCAGGTACAACTCGTGGGCGGCAACGTCTCGCGATCGCCGGTGTTGTTCGTCGACGTCACGGTGAGCGGTGCCGCCAAACCGAGGCAAGTGCTGCGTCGAGCCGGTGCGCGAGCCGGCGACCAACTGTACGTGAGTGGCACGACGGGTGCGGCGGCCGCTGGACTGGCGTGGCTCACGCACGTGCGCGCCGGCGCCGCACGCAACGCCGACCATGAGCCGGCCGTGTCGCAGGCACTGGCCGACGCCATCGCCAGGTACCGTCGTCCGGAGGCGAGGGTCGCGCTCGGCCTGCAGGTGGCCCGCAACAGGGCCGCGTCGGCCTGCATGGACACCAGCGATGGCCTGGCCGACGCGCTGCGCCAGTTGGCCGCGGCCAGCGGCGTGGGCGTGCGCGTCGAGGCCGCGAGCGTGCCTGTCTCTCCCGCCGTGGCGGATGTCGCCGCGACGACGGGCACCGCGGCAGACGCCCTGGTCTGGTCCGGCGGCGAGGACTACGAGCTGGTGTTCGCGGTTCCGCGACGCATGCGGCGGCGGTTCCTGCATGCCACGAGCCGGAAGGGCCTGCCGCCCGTCACCAGGATTGGCGTGTGCACGAAGGAGGCCGACCTCCTGATCGTGCACGCGGATCAGTCGGAGACACCGCTCCCGGGCGGGTACGTCCACTTCGCCGACGCCGCGCAGGAGTCCGAGTCGTGCTCCTGA